The following proteins come from a genomic window of Gimesia chilikensis:
- a CDS encoding T6SS immunity protein Tdi1 domain-containing protein, producing MALTLNDLTINLDQVDCKVLLDDWTWAMPESMQTVLVTAMGDVFAQGESGAIYFADMVEGKISPVAEDSSEFETLLQDPDFVTDLFFPARVLELRDAGVTLEPGQVYGHQTPLVLSGEDELDNIEPIDVAVHVSVHGQIHDQVKDLPPGTVITDIEFE from the coding sequence GTGGCACTCACATTAAATGATTTGACAATCAATCTGGATCAGGTCGACTGCAAGGTCCTGCTCGACGACTGGACCTGGGCCATGCCCGAATCGATGCAGACCGTACTGGTCACCGCCATGGGGGACGTCTTCGCGCAGGGGGAATCGGGGGCCATCTACTTTGCCGATATGGTCGAAGGCAAGATCTCCCCGGTCGCCGAGGACAGCAGCGAATTTGAAACATTGCTTCAGGATCCCGATTTCGTCACCGACCTGTTCTTTCCCGCCCGCGTGCTGGAACTTCGCGATGCCGGCGTCACCTTGGAACCGGGCCAGGTCTACGGCCACCAGACGCCCCTCGTCCTCAGTGGCGAAGATGAACTCGATAACATCGAACCGATCGACGTCGCCGTGCACGTCAGCGTCCACGGCCAGATCCACGATCAGGTTAAAGACCTCCCCCCGGGTACCGTGATTACTGATATCGAGTTTGAGTAA